The following is a genomic window from bacterium.
ACTGATTCTATTTCTCTGCGTGCTGTTTTTTTTGACTGCTTAACTGCAAAAAATGTATAAGAAAAACCTGCGAGAAAAATCCCGATAAAAAGGCCCGATATCAGCCATCCCCATGAAATTTTATGAACTAGAGCAAATTGCTTTTCAATATTATAGAGAAAAACACCCGGAGGCCCTTCTGCAAGGAGTAATTTATCTTTTCCAAAGCCCTGATTAACTATACAATTTTCCAAAATCACAAGATTTTTGTCAACATATGCCAACAGTTCTATTTTTTGACTTAACATTAGAATAACTGAACGGCCCCTGAATGCTCCTGAAACAAAAATCTCTTTTTCTCCGTCATTATTAAAATCAGCAACTACTATTCTGCCCGGGGAAAATTGTATAAATTTTCTGAATTTAATAATATCAAGATTATGGTTTCTTAATTCTATTCTTCCGTCATCCCAGCCTATAATTACATCATCCTTACCGTCTCTGTCAATATCTGTGAATCCAAGATTTCCAGCCTGAGTTTTCGCTATAGAAATTTTCGGGCCGAAATTTCCTGTTACAGGGTTCCATACAGCAATAAAATCAGCTTCTGCAGGAATGCCGTGGCCTGTAAAAGAAACCATTAATTCTTTGCTTCCGTCTCCGTCCAGATCGCGTGCATAAACAGTTGTACTTGTAAACTCTCCGCCGATAACCTGGGACTTAAGGCATTTACCTGCGGAATCAAGAACAGTAAGGTATGAATGTGAATCATCTGTTCCGTTTATCTTAACTCCTCCTCCGTTTGCAGGCGCGTTTGAACCTATGATGATTTCTCTCTTACTGTCTCCATTAATATCATTTATCAGTAATGAAGTAGGTACAAATCCTGTATTATACTTCCACAGAAATTTATTATTTTTTAAATCAAATGCATAGATTCCCCTGGGTTTAAATCCGTAATCAGTTTCAATAGTAATTATAATATCTGACGTTCCGTCTCCGTTAATATCCATAAAAGCTCTTGCATATACAACTGATTCCCATTTCCCTTTTATTCCATAGGGTTTCTCAGCACATAAAATAGAATGGAGGGTCCGGCCTTCTGAATCGATAATATGCAGATAAACCGCATCAGGCCTGAGTTCGGACAAAAATATCTCTTTAATTCCGTCATTATTTACATCAAAATTTTTATCAGAAACAGAAAGAGCTGTACTGCCGTAATAATTCTTCTGGAATTTTACCGCCTGAGGGTAAAGGCCTCCAATACTTATATAATTAGGTGAAAAAGATTTTTCATATCCGCAGGATATCATAAGCAGTTTATCAGTTCCATTTTCGGTACAATTTATTGGGAAAAACCTTTCAGTAATTGACTCATTATTGAAAGACAATGATCTTGTTACAACAAACTTATACGGAAGGCAGTCAGGCTTGATTTCAGAAAAATCAACAGATGGCAGTTCGGTTTTTTGAGCGGCTTGAGAATATGCAGAAAGAAAAAAACAATATAAAAAACAGAAAAACAGAAAAAAAACATTACGAATTCTCATGAAATTATTCTCCGTTAAGCATATCACATAAACAGTTCGTAAAACAAAAACAGTGATAGAATGGCCAATAATAGCATTACATGAATTGAGCTGTTTTTACTGTGAAGAATGATAATATCAATGAATATAATAAAAAAAATCGGATTTGTCGAGGAAATATTACGCCCCGGTTTTTACGGGGCGGGGAATGGATTTAATCCGGCATGATTTTATAAAAGGCTTACGCCTTAAATCCGTATTCATTTTCACAAAGCTGAGTATGATTGAATTTAATCCGGCAGTTGCCGGTTTCATGGTGGATGGGATGAGCAGTGCTTGCATGGGACATCATGGTATAGCATGGGCTGAAATGGGGTGGTATGGGATAGTATGGGCTGGGTTGGGTATGGATTAAAATTGTGTAAATTTCAAGTTATACTTGACATTTACACAGAATATGTGTAAAATTATTCATGATCAGAAGAGAAATAACAGATGAGCTGAAAGAAGCGGCAGCAGAATACCCTGTTGTAACTATTACAGGCCCCCGCCAGTCAGGTAAAACAACTCTTGCACAAATGACATTTCCGCATAAATATTACATCTCCCTTGAAGATCCTGATATCCGCCTTGCCGCAGAACTCGATCCCCGCGGCTTCTTATCCGATATGCCACACGGCGCAATTATTGACGAAATTCAATACGTACCTCAGTTATTGTCATACATTCAAAGTATTGTTGATAAAAAAGATGATGCAGGAGTATTTATTTTAACCGGAAGCCACCAGCCTGCACTGCATCAGGCTGTAAGCCAGTCACTTGCAGGACGGACAGCGGTCCTGACTCTGCTTCCTTTTTCGTGTAATGAGATATCAGAATACGGCAATAACTATAATTCTTTTAATTTAATAGTTAAAGGTATGTTTCCACGAATACATGAGAAAAAACTTAAACAGCAACGTTTTTACAGCGGTTACTTTCAAACTTATATTGAGCGGGATGTCAGAGCTCTTATTCAGCTTAAAGATCTCAGACAGTTTCAGCAGTTTATGAAGCTCCTTGCAGGAAGAATCGGGCAGATTGTAAATTTTTCGGCTTTAAGCAATGATGTAGGAGTATCATCAACAACAATTAAAAACTGGATCAGTGTATTAAAAGCATCTTACGTACTTTTCGAACTTCCGCCTTTTTTCCCGAATATCAGGAAAAGGGTTGTTAAATCTCCTAAGATTTATTTTACAGATACAGGGC
Proteins encoded in this region:
- a CDS encoding VCBS repeat-containing protein, with protein sequence MRIRNVFFLFFCFLYCFFLSAYSQAAQKTELPSVDFSEIKPDCLPYKFVVTRSLSFNNESITERFFPINCTENGTDKLLMISCGYEKSFSPNYISIGGLYPQAVKFQKNYYGSTALSVSDKNFDVNNDGIKEIFLSELRPDAVYLHIIDSEGRTLHSILCAEKPYGIKGKWESVVYARAFMDINGDGTSDIIITIETDYGFKPRGIYAFDLKNNKFLWKYNTGFVPTSLLINDINGDSKREIIIGSNAPANGGGVKINGTDDSHSYLTVLDSAGKCLKSQVIGGEFTSTTVYARDLDGDGSKELMVSFTGHGIPAEADFIAVWNPVTGNFGPKISIAKTQAGNLGFTDIDRDGKDDVIIGWDDGRIELRNHNLDIIKFRKFIQFSPGRIVVADFNNDGEKEIFVSGAFRGRSVILMLSQKIELLAYVDKNLVILENCIVNQGFGKDKLLLAEGPPGVFLYNIEKQFALVHKISWGWLISGLFIGIFLAGFSYTFFAVKQSKKTARREIESV
- a CDS encoding ATP-binding protein is translated as MIRREITDELKEAAAEYPVVTITGPRQSGKTTLAQMTFPHKYYISLEDPDIRLAAELDPRGFLSDMPHGAIIDEIQYVPQLLSYIQSIVDKKDDAGVFILTGSHQPALHQAVSQSLAGRTAVLTLLPFSCNEISEYGNNYNSFNLIVKGMFPRIHEKKLKQQRFYSGYFQTYIERDVRALIQLKDLRQFQQFMKLLAGRIGQIVNFSALSNDVGVSSTTIKNWISVLKASYVLFELPPFFPNIRKRVVKSPKIYFTDTGLACYLCNISTESQLNRDPLRGGLYENFIILEFIKAAYNKGILPEFYFYRDSHGNEVDLIIKKQNQLIPIEIKSAETFTKDFLKGIKHFQKLFPEIYKNGFVLYNGEQEYTVEKNRILNPVSKFNFFNDLIRQIN